CGGATGCGGCTGGGGTGCGGCGGGTGCTGGCGGCGGCGGAGGTGGCTAAGCAGAAGAAGCTGAATGTGTGCGTGGGCTTCCAGCGCCGGTATGATCCGGGTTACATGGATGTGATCCAGCGAATCCAGGACGGGGAGATTGGAGACCTGGTGTATGGCCGGGTGTATTGGAACGGGACGTCACGTCCGGGGTTCCCGCGAGAGCCGGGGGAAAGCGAACTGCATTACCAGATTCGGAACTGGTACTTTTTTACCTGGATGAGCGGCGACCATATCCTGGAGCAGCACTGCCATAACCTGGATGTGGCCAACTGGGTGATGAAAGGCGTGATGCCCATCCGTGCGGTGGGACAAGGTGGACGGGAGGTGCGCAAGGCGCGTGAGAACGGCACGATCTTTGACCATCACACGGTGGAGTTTGAATATGAAAACGGCATGCGCATCCTGAGCCAGTGCTGCCAGATCGGCGGCAAGTGCGCGCGCTCGGTGAGTGAGCATTTCCATGGAACCAAGGGCGTGGCGGATCTGGGCAACGGTGGCAAATTTTCCATCAATGGCCAGCCGCCGGGTGGCAAACGGAGCCGGATCAAGGAAGATCCGTATCAGCTTGAGCATGACACGTTTTTTGAAAACATCCGCACGGGCAAGGTGCGCAACGATGCGGAATACGCCGCCCACAGTACGTTGATGGGGGTGATGGGCCGCATGGCAACCTATACGGGGCAGGTGATCACCTGGGACCAGGCGATGAATTCCAAGGAAGTTCTGGTCCCGGATAACCTGACCTGGGAGACGGAACCGCCTGTGAAGCCGGATGCGGATGGCTGGTATCCGGTGGCAGTGCCGGGGACGACGATGCCGGTATGAATAAGAAAGTGCTCAGATGGAGCGGACTGCCCTATGACTGAGCACAGCGCACTGTGAACTGAGCACTTTTGATTTTTCTCCCATGACTTCCTCTTCCTCCAAATGGTACACCGGTGTCACACGCTACCAGTGGTTGGTGCTGATTGTGGCTTCCCTGGGCTGGGTGTTTGATGCTTTTGAAGGGCAACTTTTCAACCTGACCCGCGGGGCGATGCTTTCGGAGCTGCTGGGCGTGGGGCCGGGAGACCCGGAGGCGAAGAAGTGGGGGGACATCTTCCTGGGGATCTTCCTGGCGGGGGGGACGTTTGGCGGGTTGCTGTTCGGATCGCTGGGGGACAAGTATGGGCGCAAGCCGGTGATGGTGGCGACGATTCTGTTTTACTCCATCTTCTCAGGCCTAACCTATTTTGCGACGGAGCTGTGGCACGTGGGGGTCCTGCGCTTCCTGGTGGCGATGGGGGTGGGTGGTGAATGGGCGGTGGCGGCCGCACTGGTGGCGGAGATTTTCCCCAAACATGCACGCACCCATGCAGGAGGCATTTTTCATGCAACAGGGGTGCTGGGCACCTGGCTGGCCACGCTGACATCCATAGGAGTGGAGAATGAATGGCGGCTGGCGTATCTGATCGGCATCCTGCCGGCGCTGCTGACACTGTGGGTGCGTAGCTCCGTGAAGGAGCCTGAGAAATGGGAGGAGGCCAGGTCCAGCGGTAAACGCATGGGCAGCTATGCGGATCTCTTCGGCGATGCGCGCTGGCGCATGCGGGCGCTGCTGGGCATGGCGCTGGCGGCGGTGGGGCTGGGCACTTTTTGGGGCGTGTGCGTGGCCACGCAAGACCTGACGCGGGAGCTGCTGGAGAAGCTTAATTATGAAAGCGGGGATGCGGAGAAGAAAGCCAAGTTTGCCTACGGTATCATCCAGGTGGCGGGGGCGGGGCTGGGCCAGCTCAGCTTTGGGCCGCTGTGCGCGCGGATGGGGAGAAAACGTACTTTTGCGCTGATGCATGTGCTGAGCTTCCTGATGGTGCTGGTGGTCTGCTATCTGCCGCAAAGTTATGGGCAGATGCTCTTCATGCTGCCGCTGTTCGGCTTTGTGACCCTGAGCATCCACTCGGGCTACGCGATCTATTTCCCGGAGCTGTTTCCGAACCATCTGCGCTCAACCGGATCCAGCTTCTGCTTCAATGCGGGCCGTTTGTTGGCAGCCCCGATGCTCATCCTCTCCGGTTATGTGAAGACGAAGGCCGATCTGCCAGATGCGGTGGCGATGATGGGCGGACTGTTCCTGGTGGGGCTGGTCGTGCTGGCTTTCCTGCCGGAGACGAAGGACCAGGAGCTGCCGGAGTGAGTGGCCTTACGCTGCCTTGATGACCTTTCAGGGCCACCCGTTAGCTTTACTGCGCCGATGTTTTCACCACGTCGCGGGCGAGTTTCAAGACTTCGCCCCCGTGCTCCATGATGATGGATTTTTCTTTTTCGGGCTCCTTTTTGGCGGGCAGCGGGGTGCTGGGGGCACCGCTGGGGTTATAGGCTTTGATCTCGGGAAGAGGGATCTGTTTCTTTTGGCTGGTGGTGGCTGCTTGCGTGCCGGAGGCGGGTGCAGGGGGCGTCAGGGCAGGGGCGGTGGCAGGGGCGGTGGCAGGGGCGGTGGCAGGGGGTGTCGCACCGGGAGTGGGCGGAGCGGGTTTTTCGATCTCAGCCGGGGATGAAGCGGGAGGGGTGGTGGTTGCCGGGTTGGATGTGCCTGCTGCGGCTGCAGGTGGTGGGGTGGAAGGAGTGCCGGTTGCCGAAGCAGACGGTGGGGTGGCTGGCGGACTGTCGGGGGTTGGAGTGGAAACGGTGGCGGGTGAAGCTTCCGTCTTCATCTTCACGGCCTTGTACAGCAGGTTGTAATTATGCCGGATGGCAGCGGGAAAGGAGACGCGGCCGGGCTCGACGATTTTTTCGCGGAGGAGCTTGGAGGAGAGGTCGGCGACGAGGTCGGTGCCGACTTTGACGGCGCGCTCGATCTGGGGGGCCGCGACGGAGGTGGAAGCGGAGGCACCGCCTTTGATGAGCTCGCTGCTGATGGTGCGGCCCTGGAGGGCGAGGCTGCTCTGGGCGGAGACGAGGTCGCCATTGGGGGCGAAGCTGAGCTCGAGGCTGGCGTGGTCATCGGAGGCGAAGAAGCCGCGGCGATGGTCAATGCGGACGGAGACGAAGATGCCTCCATCCGGGGAAGGGGAGACCTCGGGCTGATAGGTGCGGTAGCCGGCCTCGGACAGTTCGTATTCGGCGGCCTTGCCTTTCCGCGCCAGCCAGCCGCCCAGGCTCTCGCCAAAGGCATCCACATCCACTTCAACTTCGGCATGGGCCGGATTCAGCATGCCTAGCAGGGCGATGAGGAGCAGGGGGCGTTTCAGCATTTTCATGGGGAGAATACGGGGAACGCTTTTAAACTGTTTCCAAAGCGGGTTTATTCAACCGGGATTGTGGGGCCGGTCATGGAGCAGGGGCGTGGACATGCTGGTAGTGCAGCGCACTCACAGACGGGGAAGTCAGAATCAGTTGGGGCCCAACTGAACTACTTTGCCTTGCTGGTGTACTTGAGCAGGTTGGCGAGGGTGGAGCGCATGTCTTTGCGCTCGACGATCATGTCCACGAGGCCGTGCTGTTTCATGAACTCGGCGGTCTGGAAGCCTGGGGGCAGGTCGGCATGGGTGGTCTCTTTGACCACGCGGGGGCCGGCGAAGCCGATCATGCACTTGGGCTCGGCGAGGATGACATCCCCCAGGGTGGCGAAGCTGGCGGTGACACCGCCGGTGGTGGGATGGGTGAGGACGGAAAAATAGGGGAGGCGTGCCTCGGCATGGCGGGCCAGGGCACCGCTGGTCTTGGCCATCTGCATAAGGCTGAGAATGCCCTCGTGCATGCGTGCGCCGCCGGAGGCGGAAAAAACGATGACGGCTTTTCCCTCAGCGGTGGCGGCCTCAATGGCGCGGGTGATTTTCTCTCCAACGACGCTGCCCATGCTGGCTCCGAGGAAACGGAAGTCCATGATGGCCAGGAGGACGGGTACGCCTTCGATATTGGCACGGCCGGTGACAACAGCTTCCTTTAGGCCAGTCTTGTTCTGATAGGCTTTGACCTTGTCCACATAACCTTTGAAACCGAGGGCGTCCACGGAGTCCAGATTCGTGTCCATTTCCTGAAAGCTGCCTTCATCCACCAGGCTGGCGATGCGTTCGCCGCTGCTGATGGTGAAATGATAGCCGCAGTTGGTGCAGACGCGGAGGTTGCGGGCGAGGGTCTGCTCAAAGAGGCTCTCGCTGCAGGACGGACACTTGGTCCACAGCCCTTCAGGCATGTCCTGCTTCTTTTCACCCAGTTCGTTGACAGTGCGCTTTTTGAAAAATCCCATGATGTGATGTTTGTCGGAAGACCGGTCAAGACTGGGGGCTCCATTCATCCCCGGATGGCTACCGCAGGAGCGGCTGTGGAAACGCTCCACAACCCGAACAGAGGCCCGGAGGTGACCGGACGTGAAACGGATACTAACCACGCGCCACGGTAATCACCACCACTTTTTCTGCTCCAGCCTCCTGCTTTAAAATTTTGGCGCATTCATGGGCTGTGGCACCCGTGGTCAGCACGTCATCCACCAGCAGGATGCGCCTGCCTTGCAGAGGGGGAAGGGTGTGCCAGGGACGGGGTTTGCGGAGCGCAAAGGCGCGTTTGAGGTTTTGCAGCCGCTTTTTCCGGTGCAGGCGGGCCTGGGGGCTGGTACGCGAATGGCGGCGCAGAATCTGGGCGGCGGGGATGCCAGTGTGGGCGGAAAGCCTGCGGCAGAGCTCCCAGCTCTGGTTAAAACCGCGCCAATACTGGCGGGTCCAGTGCAGGGGCACAGGAACGAGCAGCCACTGGCGGAGATCTTCCCCTGCCAGCCGCGGGTCACTGAGAGCGGCGGCAAGCATGTCGGCCAGTCCGGCGCGGAGGGTGAGCTGACGTCCGTATTTAAATTGGAGGATCATTTCCCGCAGGGGCCCGTCAGCCTTGAACCCGGCGACGGCAAAATCGAAGGCGATACGGCGGCCGGCACAGTTTTTGCAGACGAATGCCTCCGTCATCGCACCGTCAAAAGGCTCGCCGCAGACGCAGCAATAGGGAGCCTGGATTTCAACCAGTTCCTCACAACAGGAACCGCAAAACCAGGCAGCCTTGCCTTGGTGGGGTGCATCCTCCGGCAGCGGATCCTGGCAGCCGTGGCAGACCCGGGGATAAAGCATGTCCAGAGCGGTCTGCCAAAACCGCCGGGCGGTGCGAAGGACTGGCTCGGCAACAGACATGAGGTGTGGAGAGAAAATGATCTTCTGCTGCAGCTCGCAGGAAAACAACCTGTAAGTAAGATCGTGAAAACGGATGCTCTTGCCAGCCTGCCGGATGGCTGTCTTAATGGGAGCATGACACGCCTGCTATGGATGTTGGTTTGGATCTGGGCCTGCCCGCTGGCGCTGGCGGTGGAATTGCTGGGGGAGCCGCAGATTCGGGTCGTAGGTACGGAGGCCACATTGACCTGGAAGACCGATGTGGCTTGTGGCACACGCGTGAGCTTTGGACGTGCAGAAGGAAAGCCGGATCAAAAGGTGGAAGGGCCGGTGACGGCGATTCATGAGGTGACGCTGAAGGACCTGCAGAAGGATGTGACGTACCACTTCACCCTGGGCAGTGCCCGGCAAAAGCTGCATACAGGGAGTTTTCAGACCGGCAGTGCAGCCCTCACGCCAGCACCGCCGCAGGCGGCTCCGGCGCGCTCTTCCGTGCTGGACAAGGTGAAAGGTTTTTTCACGCCGGATGAAAAACCGGCGGCCAGTCCTGCCGCCACGCAGGCGCAGCCGCGTGCTCCGCCGACTCAGCAGACGTGGGGGCGCATGGAGACATTGCGGGATCATTTTGAAAGACACGGGCCGGATTTTCACAGTCGCTCCATGGAGGATTATGCAGCGCAGGCCTGGCACTTTCTACAACGGGCCCGCGCCGGTGAGGTGCCGATGAAATGGGATGACAGTGAT
This Prosthecobacter sp. SYSU 5D2 DNA region includes the following protein-coding sequences:
- a CDS encoding ComF family protein, translated to MSVAEPVLRTARRFWQTALDMLYPRVCHGCQDPLPEDAPHQGKAAWFCGSCCEELVEIQAPYCCVCGEPFDGAMTEAFVCKNCAGRRIAFDFAVAGFKADGPLREMILQFKYGRQLTLRAGLADMLAAALSDPRLAGEDLRQWLLVPVPLHWTRQYWRGFNQSWELCRRLSAHTGIPAAQILRRHSRTSPQARLHRKKRLQNLKRAFALRKPRPWHTLPPLQGRRILLVDDVLTTGATAHECAKILKQEAGAEKVVVITVARG
- the accD gene encoding acetyl-CoA carboxylase, carboxyltransferase subunit beta, translating into MGFFKKRTVNELGEKKQDMPEGLWTKCPSCSESLFEQTLARNLRVCTNCGYHFTISSGERIASLVDEGSFQEMDTNLDSVDALGFKGYVDKVKAYQNKTGLKEAVVTGRANIEGVPVLLAIMDFRFLGASMGSVVGEKITRAIEAATAEGKAVIVFSASGGARMHEGILSLMQMAKTSGALARHAEARLPYFSVLTHPTTGGVTASFATLGDVILAEPKCMIGFAGPRVVKETTHADLPPGFQTAEFMKQHGLVDMIVERKDMRSTLANLLKYTSKAK
- a CDS encoding MFS transporter, encoding MTSSSSKWYTGVTRYQWLVLIVASLGWVFDAFEGQLFNLTRGAMLSELLGVGPGDPEAKKWGDIFLGIFLAGGTFGGLLFGSLGDKYGRKPVMVATILFYSIFSGLTYFATELWHVGVLRFLVAMGVGGEWAVAAALVAEIFPKHARTHAGGIFHATGVLGTWLATLTSIGVENEWRLAYLIGILPALLTLWVRSSVKEPEKWEEARSSGKRMGSYADLFGDARWRMRALLGMALAAVGLGTFWGVCVATQDLTRELLEKLNYESGDAEKKAKFAYGIIQVAGAGLGQLSFGPLCARMGRKRTFALMHVLSFLMVLVVCYLPQSYGQMLFMLPLFGFVTLSIHSGYAIYFPELFPNHLRSTGSSFCFNAGRLLAAPMLILSGYVKTKADLPDAVAMMGGLFLVGLVVLAFLPETKDQELPE
- a CDS encoding Gfo/Idh/MocA family oxidoreductase, with amino-acid sequence MTTRRHFITTTSAAALTAATHAFAAPSDGDIKIALIGCGGRGTGACNQALSAGSSVKLVALVDPLEGKAQAALDILMTKHEGQIAVPPEQVFTNFEDYKKAFELADVVLITTPPGPRPFLFEEAIKAGKHVFMEKPVATDAAGVRRVLAAAEVAKQKKLNVCVGFQRRYDPGYMDVIQRIQDGEIGDLVYGRVYWNGTSRPGFPREPGESELHYQIRNWYFFTWMSGDHILEQHCHNLDVANWVMKGVMPIRAVGQGGREVRKARENGTIFDHHTVEFEYENGMRILSQCCQIGGKCARSVSEHFHGTKGVADLGNGGKFSINGQPPGGKRSRIKEDPYQLEHDTFFENIRTGKVRNDAEYAAHSTLMGVMGRMATYTGQVITWDQAMNSKEVLVPDNLTWETEPPVKPDADGWYPVAVPGTTMPV